The sequence below is a genomic window from Pirellulales bacterium.
GTCCCGCCTTCTGCCGCCGCGACGCGGCGGCAGAAGGCGGGACGCGCGCCGCCGACAAGGTGAAAAGGGAATCATCGGGGCCGCATCTGGCTTTCCATCATCGCCCGCCTGGGGCAAGCCCAGGACGTGGCGGCGAGAAGAAAACCACCCCGTCTTCACTTCGTTCCCTTTGTTCGCTTCTGTTCAAAAGACTTCCTTTCATGCGTGCCAATCTGTGTCATCCTGGTCGGCCTTCTCCGCGGTCGTCGCTTTGCCGAATCCGCCCGTTCTCAATCTTCAGTTCGCGGTCGAACAGCGGCGCGAGCCGCGCGTCGTGGGTGACCGCGATCAACAGCGCCCCGACCGACCGCGCTTCGTCGATCAGCAACCGGACTGCTTCCTCGCCGTGCCGCCAGCCGAGGGCCGCAGTCGGCTCGTCGGCCAGCACGATCTTGGGGGTGTGCAGCAGCGCTCGGGGAATTGCGAACCGTTGTCGTTGTCCGCCGCTTACTTCGTGCGGACGGCGATGCCGCAAGCCCGCGACGTCGAGCCGGTCCAGCAGGCCATCAACCCGTTTCCGCAATTCGTTCTGGGGCACGCCCGCATTGCGGCCGATTGCCAACAGGTTGTCTTCCAGCGACAGAAACGGCAAGAGATGCGAATGCTGAAACACAAACCCGATCGCGGTACGGCGCCGCTCCGTTCGCTTTGCCGGCGGCGCGGCGTGGACAGGCACGCCGCAGACATGAAGTTCCCCTTGCGTCGGCGCGAGCAGGCAGCCAAAGATCGAAAACAGGGTCGTTTTTCCCGACCCCGACGGCCCCATCAGCACGCACGTTTCGCCGGCGCGGAACTCGGCCGCGACGCCGACGACCGCCGCCTCGTTCGTCTCGTCGTTGCCATAAACGTGCGTCAGGTTGCGGCAAATCAGAGGGTTCATTGGCGCATTGTTCGACCGCGATCAATCATGTCATCACCCCGCGTCGCCAGGTTCTGCGGCAGCGAGTCCGAGTTCCACAAGCGAGTCGGCCAATACAAGGGCACGGCCCAATTCGCGCAGACGTTCACCGGGCCAGGCTTCGAGGCATGCCACGGCTGTCGCCGACAGTGGCCCGAAGCGGGACTCAAGCTGCTCACGTACCAGTTCGCGCTGTCCCTTCAGTACCCCAAGTTCCATTCCCCGCTGCTCGACGTGATCTAACAATCCCATTTCCATCGCTTGTACTCCTGCATCCGGATGGTTACGAACCATGTCTTCGAACTGCTGCCGTTGCTCTTTGTCCGTCGGCAAATAGGCGCTCACGCATTCGCAGAGCAGCATCGGCGACGTAATGGTCGGTCTCGCTCTGGAGGGGCGCGCGCCCCAGGTACTCCTGAAACCAGCCGGCAACATCGTTGCCGAAGGCCTCTTCGCTGTTGAAGAAAAAGAGCGCGATGGCGGTCTGGATATCGCTGGCGGCCATTCCCTCCGCCGAACGCTGTTCGTACCAAGTCGTCCAGTATTGCGAGCCCGGCGCATCCGGCTCGCGGCTCAGGACGCGTTGGTAGAGCGCGTTCACCCATGCTTCCGGCGTGCCGCCGGCGTCGGTATAGAACTCGGTGCTCGCCGCAAACCCGGCCTTGATCCCTTCCGGCCCGCCCGTCGCGTGCCAGACCGCCTCCCAATGGTTCAGGCCGCTCGCTTCCGGCTCGCGCCCCCAGGTATTGTTCGTAATAGCCGGTGATGACTCTGCTGAGCAGCTCGTCGCTCTCGAAAAACCCGAAGGCCATGGCGCCGGTGTTGCCGCCGTTGTTGAAGTAATTCGTCCAGAACTGCAGGCCGCCCGGATCAGGCGCGCGATCGAGTACCGATTCGTAAAACTTCCAGACCACGCTCGCATGTTGCGAGAGCACGGTGACCGTGGCCGTTCCCTGATGGCCCTGAGCGTCGCTGACACTCACCTGCGTGCTGTCGAAGCCGGGGAAACTGGCCGTGGGCGTATAGGTAAACGAGCCGTCGGCGTTAAAAGCGAAGGTGCCGTCTTGCG
It includes:
- a CDS encoding ABC transporter ATP-binding protein, which translates into the protein MNPLICRNLTHVYGNDETNEAAVVGVAAEFRAGETCVLMGPSGSGKTTLFSIFGCLLAPTQGELHVCGVPVHAAPPAKRTERRRTAIGFVFQHSHLLPFLSLEDNLLAIGRNAGVPQNELRKRVDGLLDRLDVAGLRHRRPHEVSGGQRQRFAIPRALLHTPKIVLADEPTAALGWRHGEEAVRLLIDEARSVGALLIAVTHDARLAPLFDRELKIENGRIRQSDDRGEGRPG